The Anastrepha ludens isolate Willacy chromosome 2, idAnaLude1.1, whole genome shotgun sequence genome contains a region encoding:
- the LOC128855740 gene encoding probable cytochrome P450 304a1: MLTEVLLCICAVICLYLSYSYAVGRPEGFPPGPPRIPLFGSYLFMMLADMKYLHKGVLKFSKWYKSDIVGFHVGPFPVVAVHNAEGVKEILNRREFDGRAQVYLASMRAPSNEVLGIFFREGPIWKEQRRFVLRFLRDYGFGRRFDELESVIQAEITDLLDLIRNGPRYPHEHELSKPGGYRIYLPNILSPFVANSFFHIVMNERHSRAEQADLLHLVKMGMQFQRKADDYGKMLSIMPWIRNVFPKSSSYEALMESNVAVYKYFEKIVDYHLHTYDECCERNFIDLYIKEMRKEHEEGRTECYNREQFIMSLADFSFPAFTAAGAQMGFLIQYFLWYPEVVKRVQAEIDAVVGRGRLPTLEDRKNLHYTEATLREGLRIETLVPSDLPHKALVDTELMGFKIPKDTIVIPSLYAFHSDPRVWGDPEKFRPERFLDDNGKLCLKKDVSLPFGAGKRLCAGETFARNIMFLITTALCQNFNFVLAPGDELPDLSKNYSGLSITPLDFWVQLEERK, encoded by the exons atgttaaCAGAAGTTTTATTGTGCATTTGTGCAGTGATTTGCCTGTATTTATCCTACAGCTATGCTGTTGGACGTCCTGAAGGATTTCCACCGG GACCTCCACGCATCCCACTATTCGGCAGTTATTTATTCATGATGCTGGCCGATATGAAATATCTGCACAAAGGCGTACTGAAATTCAGCAAATGGTATAAATCGGATATTGTGGGTTTTCATGTTGGCCCTTTTCCCGTTGTGGCTGTGCATAATGCCGAAGGTGTTAAGGAGATATTAAATAGGAGAGAATTTGACGGACGCGCTCAAGTGTATCTCGCATCAATGCGAGCGCCAAGTAATGAAGTCTTag GTATTTTCTTTCGTGAAGGTCCCATCTGGAAGGAGCAACGTCGCTTTGTACTGCGCTTTTTACGCGATTATGGATTCGGTCGTCGTTTTGACGAACTAGAATCGGTCATCCAAGCAGAGATCACTGATCTTTTGGATCTCATACGCAATGGGCCACGCTATCCGCACGAACATGAATTGTCCAAACCGGGAGGATACCGAATTTATCTACCAAATATACTCAGCCCTTTTGTAGCAAATTCATTTTTCCACATTGTCATGAATGAGCGACATTCACGCGCGGAGCAAGCGGATTTACTGCATTTGGTCAAAATGGGTATGCAATTTCAACGCAAGGCCGACGATTATGGTAAAATGTTGAGCATTATGCCATGGATACGTAATGTCTTTCCGAAATCGAGTTCTTATGAGGCGCTGATGGAATCAAATGTTGCCGTCtacaaatattttgagaaaatcgtTGATTATCATTTGCATACCTACGATGAGTGTTGTGAGCGAAATTTCATTGATTTATATATCAAAGAAATGAGGAAAGAGCACGAAGAGGGGCGCACAGAATGTTACAATCGTGAACAGTTCATCATGAGTTTGGCAGACTTTTCTTTTCCTGCCTTTACAGCTGCTGGCGCACAAATGGGTTTTCTCATACAATATTTCCTCTGGTATCCGGAGGTGGTGAAACGTGTGCAAGCGGAAATCGATGCGGTAGTGGGAAGAGGACGATTACCAACGCTGGAAGATCGTAAaaatttacactacactgaggCTACATTGCGAGAGGGTTTGCGCATTGAGACTTTGGTGCCATCCGATTTGCCACACAAAGCATTAGTTGACACGGAGTTAATGGGTTTTAAGATACCGAAG GATACAATTGTAATACCGAGTCTCTATGCCTTTCACTCGGATCCACGTGTATGGGGTGATCCGGAGAAGTTCAGGCCTGAACGTTTTTTGGACGACAatgggaaattgtgcttgaaaaagGATGTTTCACTGCCTTTTGGTGCTG GCAAGCGTCTTTGTGCAGGCGAAACTTTTGCTCGGAATATTATGTTCTTAATTACAACAGCTCTGTGCCAGAATTTCAACTTTGTCTTGGCTCCTGGTGATGAGTTACCCGATTTGTCCAAAAACTACAGCGGCCTCTCTATAACGCCACTCGATTTTTGGGTGCAGTTAGAGGAAAGAAAGTAG